Proteins found in one Deltaproteobacteria bacterium GWA2_45_12 genomic segment:
- a CDS encoding tRNA pseudouridine(55) synthase TruB, giving the protein MNSSGKSITPNSFLNSFLLVDKPCGPTSNDVLHLLKRKKISSKIGHTGTLDPFASGLLVVGLGEALKFVSYLCEEPKVYEASLKLGEATDTLDKMGKMTNVFPVPILDATKINLVFKNFLGPQTQIPPMFSAKKKEGKKLYELARAGIEVVREAVPIRIDELILMEWDSPLIRFRVSCSRGTYVRVLGADLARKLGSGGHLTELRRVRAACFDVKNAVNVEKEEVSENALVSIEEALSHYPSIFLQKDEALALRQGKRIVLDSKGDGIVRSYDGNLFLGLGKRDGSELKAERLMSS; this is encoded by the coding sequence ATGAACTCTTCAGGCAAATCAATCACCCCAAATAGTTTTTTAAATTCGTTTCTTCTTGTGGATAAGCCCTGCGGGCCCACTTCCAATGATGTTCTTCATTTATTAAAGAGAAAAAAAATTTCTTCAAAAATAGGGCACACAGGTACTCTGGATCCTTTTGCCAGTGGCCTTTTGGTTGTGGGTCTTGGAGAAGCTCTAAAATTTGTTTCCTATCTTTGTGAAGAGCCCAAGGTTTACGAGGCAAGTTTAAAATTGGGTGAAGCTACCGATACCCTGGATAAAATGGGAAAGATGACAAATGTATTTCCCGTTCCCATTCTTGATGCCACCAAAATAAATCTTGTTTTCAAAAATTTTCTGGGGCCCCAAACCCAAATTCCTCCGATGTTTTCCGCCAAAAAAAAAGAAGGCAAAAAACTCTATGAATTGGCTCGTGCCGGCATTGAGGTGGTACGAGAAGCTGTGCCCATTCGTATTGATGAGCTGATTTTAATGGAATGGGATTCCCCTTTGATACGCTTTAGGGTGTCTTGTTCCAGGGGAACTTATGTACGTGTTTTGGGGGCTGATCTCGCCCGAAAACTGGGGAGCGGGGGGCATTTGACGGAGCTCCGTCGTGTGCGTGCTGCTTGTTTTGATGTGAAAAATGCCGTGAATGTGGAAAAGGAAGAAGTGTCAGAGAATGCTTTGGTTTCCATTGAAGAAGCCCTTTCCCATTACCCATCCATCTTTCTTCAAAAAGATGAGGCTTTGGCTTTAAGGCAGGGGAAAAGAATTGTTTTAGATTCAAAGGGGGATGGAATTGTACGTTCTTATGATGGGAACTTGTTTTTAGGGCTTGGAAAACGGGATGGTTCTGAATTGAAAGCGGAAAGACTTATGAGTTCATGA
- a CDS encoding ribosome-binding factor A — protein MESLRLKKIESTYKDTMTELLLTSVSDPFLHDVQITEIKISPDLHQARVYFYIADRTREREVLKGFRRSKGFLKKELSVRVQLRYVPDLDFFYDDQVEKNQKMDELFRQINHPK, from the coding sequence ATGGAATCTCTCCGATTAAAAAAAATCGAATCAACTTACAAGGACACCATGACCGAGCTTTTACTGACTTCTGTCTCGGATCCCTTTCTTCATGATGTCCAAATTACCGAAATTAAAATAAGCCCTGATCTGCACCAGGCGCGTGTGTATTTTTACATCGCTGATCGTACGCGTGAAAGGGAAGTATTGAAGGGTTTCAGGCGTTCCAAGGGGTTTTTAAAAAAGGAATTATCGGTACGTGTCCAGTTGCGGTATGTTCCCGACCTTGATTTTTTTTACGATGACCAGGTTGAAAAAAACCAGAAAATGGATGAACTCTTCAGGCAAATCAATCACCCCAAATAG